The Nostoc sp. 'Lobaria pulmonaria (5183) cyanobiont' DNA window GTCAGTCACAGCCCGGGTCAGTATCGACTCATACTGACAAATCACGGAAATTCAATTCGAGAATTGGCCGTAAGTGCTAGCAGCCGAGATGAAACCCAGTTGTGCTACTATGTTTGCAGTCCGTCTTCTGTCAATTTGTTGATTGGCGAAACAGCGACGATTAGTCTAAGCGTTTATCCCAAGCAGAAATGGCGACGTCCCCTCTTTGGGTATGGCTTAGAGCTACCGTTTCAAGTCAATCTTCAAGATATTCAAGCATTACCGACACCAGAAAATTTACCGATGGGGTTGTTAGTCTGGAAAGCACGCCCTTGGTGGCAGTTTCTGCTGTGGGTGCTGGCAGGGGTTGGTGCATTGTCGGGACTCGGCTTTTTGATTTGGTTTGTGTTCTTTAAACCCGTTCCTCCGCCAATCCTGACAGAATTCAAACCAGATAGCGCTAGCTATACCGAGGGAGGCAGGGTACGCCTAAACTGGACAATCTCGAATTCCGATCGGCTCGATCGGCTAGTGGTTTCTTCAACTAAAGACCAAACTGCGAACAGTCCCCAAGTTTACGACTTTCGTCAAGGCTTACCAACAGAACTGAACCGTTATTGCCAAATTAGCGATGGGCTACGCCCCGCCGTAGGCGATCGCAATTTAACCTGCACTAACGTCGATACAGGTGCCCGACTGGCGGGAGAATACACCTTCCAACTTCAGATTAAAGCAAAATCAGCCCAAAAGCCTATTGAGCAGAAACTGAATGTCGTAATTCAACCTAAGCCACTGCCGCAGGTGATGAGCATTGCAGCACGCCAGTCTCAACTCGAAAAAGGGAAACCCTTAACCCTTAGTTGGAACATCAAGAACTTTAGCCAACTCGGTCAGCTTCAGGTTATAGGTCAACTCAAAGACGGTAAACCAACGCTTTTCAAAACTTATGATTTTCAAAAACAAATTCCTCCAGAACTAACTAAGCAATGTCAACCTCCAGTCAACGAGACGTTGAGTTGTTCCAATGTGGATATAGGGCTTCCGGCTAAACCAGGCGACTATGCGATTAGCCTTCAACCTGTGTCTAATGGAAGTCAAAAACAATTGCCACTCTCCAAAGCAATTCAAGTCCAGTTAAAGGCAACACCCCTTCAAATTATGAACTTTACGCTCAATAATCAAAGTTCAGAGACGAATCCCTCAATATTCTTAAAAGTTGGACAAGTTGTGACTCTCAACTGGCAGGTACAGGGGGATGGTGTCAAGGTTAAACTCGAACCTTTAGGTGATGTCCCAGCTAGCGGTTCTAGGACATTCAAAGCGACCACAAATCTCTCTCAAATTATCCTCACGGCTGAAACCGAACAAGGTCAATCAGTCAAACGTGCGTTTTTGCTCCAAGTTGATACGCCAAAACCACTTCCGAAGCCTATTAATACCAGTTCTCCAACAGTAATACCATTTCACTTTAAGATTGATACAAATAGGCAGCAAGGGAGCAGGGAACAGGGAATAGGGGGAAAGAGTTAGAGACAAATCATTTGTATCAAGCATTTCGTGAAATGCTATAAGCTACAGATCGCAGAGTAAAATTAGCGAGTTTAAGCTGAAGCAATGGCACAGGTTTACAAACTAGAGAGCAAAGAAAGCAAGACAGAACTTAAATAGTTGTTAAGAGCGTAAAGAACGGCAAAAGCAAAGGAGAAGGTGCAATTACGGTTGGATCGCAAAAACTTACTGAGGACAAAAGATCCTGATTAATTGGATCTGGTTAGACAGCAACTTCAAAAATTTGAGAAACGAATTTTACTTGACCTAAAAATGTCATCTTTTTTGATGCCTGAAATTTGTCCTTTGGGAGCATGTTCATCACCTCATAGCCGAATGGCACGCTTGTTAAGCCGAAACACTTGTGACTTAGGCAGTTTGTAATTGCTTACGTAATTCATGCCGAGGCTTTGTCATTAAGGGGTAAGCTTTCGGGCGGCGTTTACGGACTCGTGCTTCACTCCAAGCTAGGCGATCCCCCATAACACTACCCCAAGCGTAGACATCGCCCGATCAATCCTCCGCCTACTGCTCAGTAGGTATAAAGCTTGAAATCTTATATCTGTCATAGCTTAGAGCTTTTCTTAGTGCCATTCTCCAGATACTCCTTTGTAATTTGAAAAGGTCTTGGCAATATTATACTTTTTTAACCTGACTACTGGAAAAAGTTCATGCCTAATTTTCATTCTCAAATAGAGTTGACCTATTTGTAATTAAATGATTTGTAAAATTAATTACATCATCAGCTAAAGCTCTATGCAAAGATGAGCTTTTATTGTGATTTTTGAAAAAGAATTAAGCTATAACTTCTAAATTTCAATTCGTACATAAGTCTGATTGCATTGGCTAGTAGATCGCTTAATCTGAGTATATAGAAACGAATTAGATATCTGCTTATGCTGAATTCGATTCTTCAAACTCTTGCTGAAATGTTGACTAGCGGATCTGTTCTCACTAGCACTGAGCAAATAAACTTTAGTCACCCTGGAAGCTTAAAAGATAGTAATAGAGAGCTATCACTTAATCTCTATCTGTATGATGTTCGAATCAGTAAAAAAATGCCAAATAATGGCAGGCAGGTCGAACGCCATTTTGATGATTCACGACAGGTTGCAGAAGTATCTAGAGCACCCAGTTGGTTCGATATCTCCATTGTGATTACAGCCCGCGATCGCACTGTATTAGGAGAGCTTCATCTTCTGTCTGAAACTCTACTGCTGTTAATGCGTAGTCGAGTCTTGCGGGAGGAGTTTCTAACTCCTGACCTTCGTGGTCATGGCAACTTATCATTATCAGTCACTAACGACCCACCCATTGATGTAGGAAGTTTATGGAGTTCTCTTTCTATTCCCGTACGACCTGCTATTTATTTGACAGTAACTGTTCCCTTTAATGTATGGAGAAAAACAACTGTACCTTTGGTTACTGAACGACATTTTGGGGTCAATAATTCAATTCCAGCTATCAGCCGGAGCGGCTCTAAAATTCAGCGAGTTGCCATTGCTGGTATTGTCAAAAATACTCTAAACTCAAAGCCATTAAAACGAGTTCAAATCATACTTGAAGGAACCGAAAAATCAGTAACTAGCAACGAGGAAGGGTATTTTATGTTTGATAATTTGACTTCTGGAAACTACATTTTACACCTGAAACGATTTGGCTATCAGTTTAAGACTTGCGATGTTTTTGTAGACGGAGAATCATGTATCCCCAAAGAGATATTACTCATGCCCGCCTACTAGATTTCTATATCAATCGATTATCTAACAAATCAAGGAGCACTTAACATGGCTAGACTAGACTACTTTGCACCAGGCGTTTATGTTGAAGAAGTCGATCGCGGCAGTCGTCCGATTGAGGGCGTCAGTACTTCGGTCGCAGGATTTATCGGTTTTACTGAAGATATACGAGGCGGGGCCGAACTCTTTAAACCCATGCTTGTCACCAGTTGGACTCAGTATCTTGAATACTTTGCCCGACGCAACTCTAACGGGTTTACAGACTTCGATGCGTATTTACCTTTCTCAGTTCGAGGATATTTCCTGAATGGAGGCGGACGTTGTTGGGTTACAAGTATTGGAACCCAACTCCCCAATATTGGGCTAGAAAGTTCAAAACGGCAAGCACCTCCCTTAGAGATCCCAAGACGCGGCGATCGCCCAAGTTTAAATTTATCCATCAGGTCTGAACACTTCGATAACGGACCCATTAAAATCGAAATTCAGGATGGAATGCCTCGGGCGTTACCTCCTGCGAAGAATGATGATAAAGCGAGTGACCATAAAGGTCAATCGCAGGGAACGGATAAAGTAGAAATACCTCAAAATCCACGTGAGTTCTTCTCTCTAAAAGTGTGCCGAGACGATCAAGTGCTTGAGCAATACAATCACTTGAGTATGGATCCAAAACCCCAAACGCAGGCTGCAACCTACGTTGTTGAGGCTCTGAAAAACTCTAAGTATATTTCGATTGGAGATATTGCCCAGCCCGGACCGCCCTTAGCCCGACGGCCCTTGAATGGCGAATACGAACTACTGCCTCCAGCACCGAGTTCTACATCTGAGAAATTTGCTAGTGAAGTAGAAGGGGATCGAAGCAGACGAACTGGCGTTCTCGGCATCTTTGAAATCGACGAGATCACAATGATCTGTTTTCCGGATTTAATGCGAGCCTATGAAGCTCAAATTTTAAACATTGAACAAGTTCATGGTGTGATGGAGACCATGATCAGCATGTCTGAAGGTTCTGCTAGCGGCAATATGCCAGGGGCAACGAATCGAATGGTTGTGTTAGATCCTCCTCCTGATCGCACTAGACCTCAAGATGTCGTTGATTGGTTAGATGAGTTTGGTCGTCGTTCCATGTTTGGGGCTCTCTATTATCCGTGGGTTAAAGTACCCAATCCTCGAAATGCAGGGCGTTCAATTCTTGTTCCTCCTTCTGGCCACATAATGGGCGTATGGGGTAGAACAGATGAAACGCGAGGGGTTTATAAGGCTCCTGCGAATGAAGTTCCTAAAGGGATAACTGGTTTAGCCTACGATGTCAACTTCAGAGAGCAAGAGCTTCTTAACCCACTCGGTATCAACTGCATTCGTAAATTCCCCAACCGAGGAATCCGCATTTGGGGTGCCCGTACCCTAGTGGAACCTGACAAAACGGAATGGAGATACATCAGTGTCAGACGACTCATCAGCTATATTGAGCGTTCCATTGAAGTAGGAACTCAGTGGGCTGTCTTTGAGCCGAATGACCAACAGTTGTGGACGCAAGTGCGATATTGCGTTATGAACTTTTTAGAGCGCATCTGGCGTGAGGGAGCTTTATTTGGTGCTAATCCTGAACAAGCTTTCTACGTGAAGTGTGACGAAGAAAACAATACGCCTGAAACGATGACCTTGGGTCGTTTGTATATCGATGTTGGTGTATGCCCAGTGCGTCCGGCTGAATTTGTGGTCTTCCGCATTAGTCAGTGGAATGCTCTGGAAAATGAAAACGACAACTAACTTGTTTTAGCTCATTCATATCAAGTAAAAAAATAGGAGAAAGTCATGGCGCAATCAGAATATAGTCTAGGCTCTGGTTTTAGCCTTAGTGGGGGCACTTTGGGTGGACAAATAGCAGTAAAAAGCTTTAGTGGTTTAAAAATGGATGTTGAAGTGTCTTCTAATTGTGTCGGTAATCAGCAGGGAGGAAAGAAGAAGCTAGAACCTAGACCAGGTCCAACAAAGCCTGGTCAACCAACGTTTGTTTGCCCAATACCTAAGGGTGATAAAAAATTAGCAGATTGGTGGAAAAAATTAAATCCTAATGCTCAACAAGGCACTTATAAAACTGAGGATTTGATGTTCACCTTTGCAGGGGAGGCTGGAGCAGTTCATGCTCAATGGCAACTAAAAGGCGTCTTCCCCATGAGTTACCAGGTGTCTGATTCAGAATCTAACAATGCCGAGCTTGCTGCTGAAACAATTCAACTGTGCATTACAGAAATTGAGCGGATGCAGTAATGTTCGCAAAGATGGAAGAATGAAGACTCCAGATATAAACACCATTATATGGTGAGTAATACTGTCAAACGTACCCTATTACTGGTGTGTTTCAGTCTTCCCGATCGAGGTCCTACCTCAACCTCCTGATCTCTAATGACAAATTAGAGATCTATCTCCCCCAACAGCCACTCACCTTGACAACAGAGGAGCTGGAGAGTAGTAGGTTCGAGACTTACTCCAAGAGTACTACTCTCCAGATTGGGGGTTGCCAAATCCCATCTATAGTTCGACTGAATAAAATTGGGATGAAATAGCTAACCGTAACCTTTGAAACACTTTAATCAATCTATGAGTGAACCAACTGTATTGATGGCATCTGGCTTCTCTATAACCTTGCGACTTGATGGCTCCAATGATTTTTTGGACGGAACTTTTAAGGAGTGTGATGGTTTTGACTTTACCCAAGAGGTTATCCAGTTTAGAGAAGTCACTAGCGAACGCTGGGGGAACGCTAATAAGGGACGCTCCCGACTGACCAAGCTTCCTGGTAATGCAGTCGGTGGAAATCTAACCTTACGCAGAGGCATGAACATTTCCAAGAGTTTGTGGCTATGGTTTTCGTCGGTGCAAGAGGGCAACTGGTTCAAACAGCGCAGAACTATATCAATCACTTTTCATCAAGGGAATAGTCCCCAAGCAGCCTTTCAGTTTACAGAAGCTTGGCCAACCAAATACCGAATTGGAGAGATGAAAACGGATTCAAGTGATGTAGAAATTGAGGATATAGAGATCGCTTATGAAGGGTTTGAACGAATATCAATTTAGCCATTGCTGAATTTACGAAGAATCTGAAATTACTATTCAAAAATCTCAATAGCATTTAGAACACTCTGAAAACCTGTTTAGCGAAAAGTTTAGGTTCGCCTTAGCACTGGATTCTTCTTATCTTAGTTACATGAAAAATGTTTTTTAAGTGCCTAACAATACAAATAGTTTTTTAGGTAAAAATGTATGAGTAATGGATTGGCGATCGCAGCGATAACAGCTGTATTCAAAAACTTATTAGAAGACGGCTTGGTTCAGAATGCAGCTCTGTCGAGTATGGGAAATGTGCTAGTAACCACACTTCCCCCAGATCAGATTTCTATTGGAGTCGATGGTCAACCTCAGCTAAATCTATTTCTCTACCAAGTTTCAGAAAATCGTAATGCAGATCTGGGTGGGTGCGATGCCAAAGGCGGCAAGCCACGCAACCAGCCAGCCCATCATCAAGCCAGTACACAAGAAGATGCAATTCTCCCCTTAGCCATCAATCTCCATTATGTATTGACTGCCTACGGAAACAAAGACTTTCAAACGGAGATACTGTTGGGTTATGTTATGCAGCTTATGCATCAAACTCCGGTTTTATCCAATGCCACGATTCGAGCAATGCTAAATCATGTCGCAACCATCAATCGTTCCGGTCTTTTGGCACAAGCGATTGAATCGACTTCTGTTGAAGCTTTAACCGAGCAGTTAGACCAAGTAAGGATCGCGCCAAACTTGTTCGATACAGAACAGATGTCAAGATTGTGGTCGCTTTTACGAGGTTCTTATCGACCCTCAATTACCTACGAAGTATCGATGATGTTTATTGGATCTAATAAATCTTTACTTGTTCCAAGTTCTAGTAAAGGGGCATTGAATCAGCCGCAAATTGAGAAAATTGTTGCATCGCCTACAAATGGCGAGATTGTAGCGGGGAGCAGTTTAATCATCTATGGGAAGAATTTGAGTGAGGATATAACTCTGCTCCGTCTGAACGGAGGAGAAAACCTATTAGAACCACAAATTGTTGAAGACAACAGAATTTTGTTTAAACTGCCTCACAATCTATATGCTGGGGTTCAAAAGGTTCAAGTTGTTCATCAACAACTATATAAGTACCAAAACTATAAAGATTTAGAGGTAGTATCGAATGAGCAGACTTTCGTTTTACATCCAACCATAGATGATAACCCTGTTCTAGCTCTTCAAGACTAATGTGTGCAGCTACACCAATTCGTTTTGGCATGACCTATCTTTGCACTCACTACATTCGATCATCCGGCCATGATATTAGACCATAAATCGGCTCAGATTGGAAGTAGGATATCAAGTTTTTGGAGTTGCAGCATAACGAGAGCTACTTAATAGAAAAGCTCTATTATCTAAAAGTTTTTACAACACAACATTAGAGGCAAAACAATGTACGCCGAACCCAGCAAACAAAGACGACAATCACGCTCTAACTCGAAGGATTCTACTTCATCCAAGCAATCGCAGAGGCAGCCCTCTCCAAGATTGGAACCTACTAACAACCCCCCTGCTGTGACTGCTCAGTCTGAACAAGATGTTATTACTCAGATTCCCCCTCCTGTAGCTACTCAGTCCCAAATACCTCAGTTGCAAGGAGTGGAAAATTTCCAAAACTTACCACCGGACACTTTGAAGAATAAGTATGGGAAATTTCAGATCCAGCGTGATGTGAGAACAGGACTGCAACCTTTTGGTAAAGGTTACTCCACCGAGATGGAAATGACCCCCAATATACGCGCTCGCGGTTCTAAGATTGATTTTGTTCAAACCGTTCGAAGCAATATTAACGACAATTGGAAGACAACGGCGACAGATCATGGGTGGACTGGTGAAACTGACGAATCTGGAAAGCCAATTGACTCAGAAGGAAAGCCGAAATTTATTCATCGCAGTGAACTTACAGAGCAACAGACTGGTACAGGGTGGAGAGTCGACCAATCAGACCAAAACACACCTTTCCACAGCGAAGGCCACTCAGAACTCACACCGGACGTGGGCAAGCATCATCTTCTGAAAAAGTCAGACTCTGCTAATCTCGTAGATAGACCTACGATCGCTGGACAAGGTTACAAGTTTGATGCTATGTCAACTGCCATGGATAAGAAAACAGGTAAAGAGTTTGGAACAGTGGAGTGGGGCTTTAACGTTGGACAGAATGAGCAAGGAGAACCAACACTTGAGGGGCGCACTCCAACACTTCTGGAGGATAATTTAAAGTTGGATGGTGAACCGGGCAAGGAAGCTCGTGAAAGGGATCGCGGGCGAAAAGCAGCGTATGAGCAATGGAACCAAGCTGCACCTGGGAAAGAACAAGCAAACATAGAAGAAGCACAAAGACTAAAAAAGGAAGGAGCAGCCAACGTGCGGCCACCAAAACAAGTAACTCGAATTCCAATAAGGAGAACCAACACTTAGGGATTGCCCTCCAACATTTCTGGAGGATAATTTAAAGTTGGATGGTGAACCGGGCAGGGAAGCTCGCGAAAGGGATAGCGGGCGAAAAGCAGCGTATGAGCAATAAAACACACATGTCCAGATTGTGGTCGTTCTTACAAAGCTCTTATCAATCCTCAATTGCCTACAAAGTATGATGGTGCATAAATCCTGGGATATTCTCAATTTATGCAATAGGCTTGAGGTCAACTGATTAATTTGTCTATAAACTGTTTGAGTCTCAAGGATCTCTTACTAATGTATAGTTCAACAGATTTTGATGTCTGGTACCAAGCCAACCAATACTATTTAATTGCCGCCTTCGATCTACTCCACAATATTCTACAAAACTTTATTAATCAATCTGAAAATGATCCTGACGCAATATCTTCAAAAATCAATCAAGCTCGATCTGAACTCTTGAAGATAGCTTCTGAAATGTCATTTAGTCCAGCTTTTGAGCAAATTTCTCAAAGATTTAAACTTTCAGAATTTGAGTTTTATATACTGGTTTTTTGCGCTGCCATTGAACTCGATTTACGTTTTCCAGGGTTATGCACTAAAGCCTATAATAATGAGAACTACTACTATCCAACATTTGGGTTAACCCTCAGAGCCTTACCAAATCCTCATTGGAGTGCATTAGCTCCTGATGGAGCGCTTCGCTATTGGAAGCTTATCGATTTAGGTTCAGGTAATAGCCTTTTAAATAAACAATTGTTTATAGATGAGAGAATCCTTCATTACCTTCGAGGTATCCAAACGACAGACCCATTACTGACAGGACTTACTGAGCTACCTTCAGATCGTCCTAATCAACTAATGCCCTCTCACCAGAGCTTGGCCGATAAAATAGCAGCGTTATGGCATCTAAGTTCATCTCAAGATATTCCCCCCATAATTCAACTGTGTGGTTCAGAGATAGAAGATAAGATAGATATTGCCCAAGTCGTTTGTCACCAACTTGAGCGAGGCATCAGTCTCCTGAACTGCGATCGCATTCCTCTAAACTCTGACGACTTAACTTCTTTCACTCGCCGATTGCAGAGAGAATGTATTTTAGAGCATAGGGCGCTCCTGCTCAATTGCGATGATACGGATCTTTTTGATCCAGAACAACGTGCTGCGCTCAATCAACTCACAGAGGAATTTTCAGGGTTTATCATTATCACAACGCGTGTTCCACTCCAGGAGTTAAAGTGTAAGATGATTCGCTTTGATATTCCCAAACCAGAACCCCAAGAACAGTTAATCACCTGGCAAGCCTCTGTAGACGAACTCAAAACCCAACTCAATGGACAAGGCACGCTGATCCCAAACTCAGAACAGTTGTCTCAAGATTTGCAAGCGCTCACGTCTCAGTTTTATTTAAGCACTTCTACAATTCGTAGTGCCTGTACCGCAGTAATTGGACAATTGACAACGCAATCTGCTGTTTCCTTCAAACAGGCATTATGGGAGAGTTGTCGCACTCAAGCGCGACCTGGTTTAGATAAACTTGCAGAGCGGATTGAATCTAAATTGACCTGGGAAGACCTAGTATTGCCACCCCTACAAAAACATACCTTAGAGCAAATTTCAGCCCACGTTCGCCAAAAAGCTAAGGTATATGAAAATTGGGGATTTGCAGCAAAGAATAGACGTGGACTGGGTATCACAGCTTTATTTTCTGGTCCTAGCGGAACGGGGAAAACACTCGCTGCTGGAGTGCTTGCCAATGAGTTAAACTTAGACCTCTATAAAATTGAATTGTCCTCAGTTGTCGGCAAATATGTTGGCGAAACCGAAAAAAGTCTCCAGCGTATCTTTGATGCAGCAGAGAGTGGTGGCGTTATTTTGTTATTTGACGAAGCAGATTCAATCTTTGGTAAACGGAGTGAGGTAAAGGATTCTAAAGATCGCTATGCCAATCTTGAGGTCAGTTATTTGCTACAGCGAATGGAATCTTATTCTGGACTAGCCATCTTGACCACAAACTTGCAGAGCAATTTGGATTCTGCCTTTTTGCGGCGGCTGCGCTTTGTGACTCAATTTTCTCTCCCGGATGCGGCGCATCGAGAAAAAATTTGGCAACGAATTTTCCCATCGAATACCCCCACTCAAGGATTAGATTTTAAAAAGCTCGCTCAGCTCAATACCGCAGGTGGAAATATCCGCATTATTGCCCTCAATGCTGCATTTGTAGCGGCTGATGCTGGAGAAGCAGTCCAAATGAAGCATATTTTAGGGGCTACTCAAACCGAGTATGAAAAACTAAGCAAGTCATTGACGAGTGTAGAAGTCGCTGGCTGGATCTAATGAAAGTTTCAATACCCGCGATCGCACTTTTTAGCATTAAACCATACGCGCCTTTTGCGATCGCTTGAACAATAAATTTTTAATTCCGGGTGATTTGGAACCAGATTTTCACCGTTTGAACCATATTTAAAGCACAGGGAACACTAATAATAGTAGGCTTTATGGATAATATCTTACATCCGCGACAGTCATCAAGGCGACGGAGACAACAGCGACAGGAGAATCGGCAGAGAGAGGAACGTGGGCAGGCGCCGTCATATGAAGAGAGCCAGCGGCAGCCGTCATATGAGGAGTCTATGAATTCTACTCGCCCTGGGGGTGTGTGGGGGACGTATGCGACACCGAGGAATGACGATCTTCATCCTATATCTTATGACTCGCATATGCAGCGGCAGAGGAGACACGAACTGTCTTTACAGCAACAGGGTGTCCCCCAGCATCCGCAGATGAACGTGGGGAACCCCATGCAGCTACCGTGGGCACCACAGCCAACACAGCCGACGTCAATAGCACAGCCGATGTCACCACCACGGCCGGGTCTGTCAGACGATGAGATAGCTAGGGGGGGGCAGGCTCTGAGCGAAATGCGTCAAAGAAGGGAGCAGCAGGAACAACAGCAGCGCGAACGGCAGGAGCACGAACGGCGGCTACAGCAGCAGAATGTCCCCCAGGTGCCGCCGATGCCGCCGATGCCAGCCCTACAGCTACCGCCATCGATGCAACCGCAGCCGCGACCGCCGGGATCGGGAGGGCAGCGTCGTCGCTAAATTTGCCGATTCAGCGACCGTAGTCGTGGCGCAGATGAGGAGCAGTTCGAGATAGCCCGAAAACCAATTGAGCAACAGTGCGGATGGAAATGGCAGGGTAAATCAATTTAATTATGGACACAAACAGAGAACAATCCCCTAGAGGTAGGATGCGATCGCCAGCAGGATCGTCGCCGCCACAGCGATCGCAGGGATTGTGCTTTTACCAAAAACTTGGACAAAAAGGACACGATATAGTTCACGACTCAGGTGGCCAAGATATACTTCAAATTTATAATTGGAGTTTAAAAACCCTAAAAATTAGCTACAGCAAGTAATCGGCTCAAAAAGTTTCAACGCCCGCGATCGCACTTCTTAGCATTAAAACATACGCGCCTTTTGCGATCGCTTAAACAAGAAATTTTTAATTCCGGGTGATTTGGAACCAGATTTTGACCGTTTGAACCATATCTAAAGCACAGAGAACACTAATAATGGCAGGCTTTGTGGATAATATCTTACATCCGCGACGGTCAAGAAGAGAACGAAGAGAAAGAGAAAGAGAACGAAGAGAAGAACAACAGCGGCCGCAGATCGGTCCGCCGCAGCCGTCGCATCAGCCGCCGTCGTATGAGCAAGCCGTGCCGCAGAGGCCACCGCGGCCGCCAGTGTCGCAGCTGCCGCCAGTGCCGCAGCCGCCAGTGTCGCAGCTGCCACAATATCCAGAGTCTCTGGCTCAGGTTCCACCGTCATACATAACGGATGCCCCACGACGGCAGCACCGGAGCGTGGGGTGGCGAAACGCGCAGCAGCAGAGAGATCTATATCCAGTAGCGGATTCGCAGTTGATGGATACCCAACCGTCAGAGTCGCCGCCGCCGTGGTCGCCGCCGCCGGTGGGTTTTCCTGTGCTTCCGCCTGAGCCTGCTCTATCTTTGGAGCCTGCACGCCCGGTTTCGGCGATGCAGGCTATGCATGAGGCGTTTCCGAATGTTCCGGTACCAATGCGGCAGCCGTCGCCATACCAGTTTCCGAGACGGTCGGAGCCGTCGCAGCCAGAGCGACCACAGAAAATACCCTCGTCGCAGCGACCGCAGGCAGGATACTTGCCGCTGCAGCTGGGACCTCCACCGACAAGACCGTTGCCGCCGCAGCCGGGACCTCCACCGCGGCGGCCGCTGCCGGAACCGCCGTCGAGACAGCAGCGGTATTCGGCGCACGACTCGTCATCGTCATCATCATCGGGACCGCGACCGCCGGGACCACCGCCGTCGCGACCGCTGCCGCCGCCGCCGGGACCACCGCCGTCGCGACCGCTGCCGCCGCCGCCGGGATCACCGCCGTCGCGACCGCTACCGCCGCCGCCGGGATCGGGAGGGCAGCGTCGTCGCTAAATTTGCCGATTCAGCAACTGTAGTCGCGGCGCAGATGAGGAGCAGTTGGAGATAGCCCGAAAACCAATTGAGCAAGAGTGCGGATGGAAATGGCAGGGTAAATCAATTTAATTATGGACACAAACAGAGAACAATCCCCTTGAGGTAGGACGCGATCGCGGTCGCCGCAGCGCAAATGAGGACGCAGTCGGAGATACCCCGCAAATCAATTGAGAAACAGTGCGGATAGAAATTTTAATTTCAATAATTCTGTCTAGAGTCTTGTAAATTAATAAAATAACCCTGTTTATAGACATAAGTCTACTGACATTTCATAGTCCACTAAACTAGTATGAACTTAATTAAAGTCACTCTTTAATTATTTAATATCGTTTCAATTATGAGGTAAAAATCATGGAATCAATTGGATACTTTTTTAGTAGATTTTTCGGCGGACTTTTTGATAGACTATCCGATCAAATAAGATACAAAATAACTGATTTTGCTGAATCTAAAATCAGAGAAACAGTTGATAAACCATTTAATCAAAGTGCAAAAAACAAACAGCAACCAATAGATGATCGCCAAAATGAAAACCTCAAATCTTAATTGAGAATATGTCACTTACTTGAGAGAGAACTAAAGCAACGAAAACTATCTATTAATCCTAAATAGATAAGGATAGATAGCCCTAAATCCGTAGCAACTCATTATAGCGATGGGTGAAATAC harbors:
- a CDS encoding DUF4255 domain-containing protein, which gives rise to MSNGLAIAAITAVFKNLLEDGLVQNAALSSMGNVLVTTLPPDQISIGVDGQPQLNLFLYQVSENRNADLGGCDAKGGKPRNQPAHHQASTQEDAILPLAINLHYVLTAYGNKDFQTEILLGYVMQLMHQTPVLSNATIRAMLNHVATINRSGLLAQAIESTSVEALTEQLDQVRIAPNLFDTEQMSRLWSLLRGSYRPSITYEVSMMFIGSNKSLLVPSSSKGALNQPQIEKIVASPTNGEIVAGSSLIIYGKNLSEDITLLRLNGGENLLEPQIVEDNRILFKLPHNLYAGVQKVQVVHQQLYKYQNYKDLEVVSNEQTFVLHPTIDDNPVLALQD
- a CDS encoding ATP-binding protein; translated protein: MSFSPAFEQISQRFKLSEFEFYILVFCAAIELDLRFPGLCTKAYNNENYYYPTFGLTLRALPNPHWSALAPDGALRYWKLIDLGSGNSLLNKQLFIDERILHYLRGIQTTDPLLTGLTELPSDRPNQLMPSHQSLADKIAALWHLSSSQDIPPIIQLCGSEIEDKIDIAQVVCHQLERGISLLNCDRIPLNSDDLTSFTRRLQRECILEHRALLLNCDDTDLFDPEQRAALNQLTEEFSGFIIITTRVPLQELKCKMIRFDIPKPEPQEQLITWQASVDELKTQLNGQGTLIPNSEQLSQDLQALTSQFYLSTSTIRSACTAVIGQLTTQSAVSFKQALWESCRTQARPGLDKLAERIESKLTWEDLVLPPLQKHTLEQISAHVRQKAKVYENWGFAAKNRRGLGITALFSGPSGTGKTLAAGVLANELNLDLYKIELSSVVGKYVGETEKSLQRIFDAAESGGVILLFDEADSIFGKRSEVKDSKDRYANLEVSYLLQRMESYSGLAILTTNLQSNLDSAFLRRLRFVTQFSLPDAAHREKIWQRIFPSNTPTQGLDFKKLAQLNTAGGNIRIIALNAAFVAADAGEAVQMKHILGATQTEYEKLSKSLTSVEVAGWI